In Pseudomonas sp. Leaf58, one DNA window encodes the following:
- the bluB gene encoding 5,6-dimethylbenzimidazole synthase, whose protein sequence is MSEHAFSDAERAAIYRAIGERRDMRHFAGGEVAPELLGRLLAAAHQAPSVGLMQPWRFIRITQRDLRTRIQALVEAERVRTAEALGERSDAFMKLKVEGINDCAELLVAALMDNREPHIFGRRTLPEMDLASLACAIQNLWLAARGEGLGMGWVSLFDPLALAALLGMPAGAKPVAVLCLGPVTAFYPAPMLALENWAEPRPLSEMLFENQWGERQ, encoded by the coding sequence ATGAGCGAGCACGCTTTCAGTGACGCCGAGCGCGCCGCGATCTACCGGGCCATCGGCGAACGCCGCGATATGCGCCATTTTGCCGGTGGCGAGGTGGCTCCAGAGCTGCTCGGCCGCCTGCTGGCCGCCGCGCACCAGGCGCCCAGCGTCGGCCTGATGCAGCCCTGGCGTTTTATCCGCATTACCCAACGCGACCTGCGCACTCGCATCCAGGCCTTGGTCGAGGCGGAGCGGGTGCGCACTGCCGAGGCCTTGGGCGAGCGCTCCGACGCCTTCATGAAACTGAAGGTGGAAGGCATCAACGATTGTGCCGAGTTGCTGGTGGCCGCCCTGATGGACAACCGCGAGCCGCATATCTTTGGCCGGCGCACCCTGCCGGAAATGGACCTCGCCTCGCTGGCCTGCGCCATCCAGAACCTGTGGCTGGCGGCCCGTGGCGAAGGGCTGGGCATGGGCTGGGTGTCGCTGTTCGACCCATTGGCGCTGGCGGCGCTGCTGGGCATGCCGGCCGGGGCCAAGCCAGTCGCGGTGCTGTGCCTGGGGCCGGTAACGGCGTTTTATCCGGCACCCATGCTGGCGCTGGAAAACTGGGCCGAACCACGGCCCTTGAGTGAAATGCTGTTTGAGAACCAATGGGGAGAACGCCAATGA
- the cbiB gene encoding adenosylcobinamide-phosphate synthase CbiB: protein MSVALLTVAGVALDALLGEPQRRHPLVAFGNMAGNLERRLNAGGRGWRSHGVSAWFLAVVPLTLLALILSWLPYIGWLVDMLALYCAVGLRSLGEHVLPVATALRHGDLAQARRRVGYLVSRETRELDEPAVARAATESVLENGSDAVFAALFWFVVAGAPGVVLYRLSNTLDAMWGYRNERFERFGWCAARVDDVLNYIPARLVALTYALLGKTRLALACWRKQGPLWDSPNAGPVMAAGAGALGVELGGPAVYHGELHERPRLGDGPMADADAIERGWGLVQRGVWLWLLVICLGAYINA from the coding sequence ATGAGCGTGGCCTTGCTGACCGTGGCCGGGGTGGCCCTGGATGCCTTGCTGGGCGAACCGCAGCGGCGCCACCCGCTGGTGGCCTTTGGCAACATGGCTGGCAACCTTGAGCGCCGCCTGAATGCCGGTGGGCGCGGCTGGCGCAGCCACGGCGTCAGCGCGTGGTTTTTGGCGGTGGTGCCGCTGACCTTGTTGGCGCTGATCCTGTCCTGGCTGCCGTACATCGGCTGGCTGGTCGATATGCTGGCGCTGTACTGCGCGGTAGGGCTACGCAGCCTGGGTGAGCATGTGCTGCCAGTGGCCACGGCCTTGCGTCACGGCGACCTGGCGCAAGCTCGGCGCCGTGTCGGCTACCTGGTCAGCCGCGAAACCCGCGAGCTGGACGAACCCGCCGTGGCCCGGGCGGCCACCGAGTCGGTGCTGGAAAACGGCAGTGATGCGGTGTTCGCCGCGCTGTTCTGGTTCGTCGTGGCCGGTGCGCCGGGCGTGGTGCTGTACCGCCTGAGCAACACCCTGGACGCTATGTGGGGTTATCGCAACGAACGCTTCGAACGCTTCGGCTGGTGCGCCGCGCGCGTCGACGACGTGCTCAACTACATCCCGGCAAGGCTGGTAGCGTTGACCTACGCGCTGCTGGGCAAAACCCGCCTGGCCTTGGCCTGCTGGCGCAAACAGGGCCCATTGTGGGACAGCCCCAACGCTGGACCGGTGATGGCCGCCGGTGCGGGTGCACTGGGTGTGGAGCTGGGTGGCCCGGCGGTGTACCACGGCGAGCTGCATGAGCGGCCACGCCTGGGTGACGGGCCAATGGCCGACGCCGACGCCATCGAGCGCGGCTGGGGCTTGGTGCAGCGCGGCGTGTGGCTGTGGCTGCTGGTGATCTGCCTGGGGGCTTATATCAATGCTTGA
- the cobD gene encoding threonine-phosphate decarboxylase CobD: MLEHGGRLLRAVRQYGVAREQWLDLSSGIAPWPFPIPSIPIDAWARLPETEDGLEDAARAYYGASQLLPVAGSQAAIQALPLLRAASRVGVLTPCYAEHPYAWQRAGHQLVELAEAQVDAALDSLNVLVLVNPNNPTGRRVPRERLLDWHARLAARGGWLVVDEAFMDNSPVDSVVDCAERPGLIVLRSFGKFFGLAGVRLGFVAAERSLLLRLAEWLGPWTVNGPTRVLAQANLADHAAQRLQAERCAAASQRLAMLLRTAGLAPSGGCELFQYVRCEQAAHLHDFLARRGILVRLFEQPPAVRLGLPACAADEQRLAQALAAYQKETA; this comes from the coding sequence ATGCTTGAACACGGTGGCCGCCTGCTACGCGCGGTGCGGCAATACGGCGTCGCCCGCGAACAGTGGCTCGACCTGTCCAGCGGTATTGCGCCCTGGCCGTTCCCGATCCCGTCGATCCCCATTGACGCCTGGGCGCGTCTGCCAGAGACCGAGGACGGCCTGGAAGACGCTGCGCGTGCCTACTACGGTGCCAGCCAATTGCTGCCGGTGGCCGGTTCCCAGGCCGCGATCCAGGCCTTGCCGCTGCTGCGTGCGGCCAGCCGGGTTGGGGTACTGACGCCTTGCTATGCCGAGCACCCTTATGCCTGGCAGCGGGCAGGGCACCAGCTGGTGGAGCTGGCTGAAGCGCAAGTCGACGCGGCGCTCGATAGCCTCAACGTGCTGGTGCTGGTCAACCCCAACAACCCCACCGGCCGTCGGGTGCCGCGTGAACGCCTGCTGGATTGGCACGCGCGCCTGGCCGCCCGCGGTGGTTGGCTGGTGGTCGACGAAGCGTTCATGGACAACAGCCCTGTCGACAGCGTGGTCGATTGTGCCGAGCGCCCTGGCCTGATCGTACTGCGCTCGTTCGGCAAGTTCTTCGGCCTGGCTGGCGTGCGCCTGGGCTTCGTTGCCGCCGAACGCAGCCTGCTGCTGCGCCTTGCCGAGTGGCTAGGCCCGTGGACTGTCAATGGCCCCACCCGGGTGCTGGCCCAGGCCAACCTGGCCGACCACGCCGCCCAGCGGCTGCAGGCCGAGCGCTGTGCCGCTGCCAGCCAGCGGCTGGCGATGCTGTTGCGCACCGCTGGCCTGGCGCCCAGCGGTGGCTGCGAGCTGTTCCAGTACGTGCGCTGCGAGCAGGCTGCGCACCTGCACGATTTTCTCGCCCGTCGCGGCATCCTGGTGCGCTTGTTCGAGCAACCACCGGCAGTACGCCTGGGGCTGCCTGCCTGTGCCGCAGACGAACAGCGCCTGGCCCAGGCCCTGGCGGCCTACCAAAAGGAAACGGCATGA
- a CDS encoding cobyric acid synthase yields the protein MTTLMVQGTTSDAGKSTLVTALCRWLLRQGVGVVPFKPQNMALNSAVTADGGEIGRAQAVQAQACRLAPHTDMNPVLLKPNSDTGAQVIIHGRAVTSMNAVAYHDYKAVAMQAVLASHQRLSSAWPVVMVEGAGSPAEINLRAGDIANMGFAEAVDCPVILVADINRGGVFAHLVGTLELLSASEQARVKGFVINRFRGDIALLQPGLDWLQQRTGKPVLGVLPYVTDLHLEAEDGIDVRQGVKTERVLKVIVPVLPRISNHTDFDPLRLHPQVDLQFIGPGQPIPAADLIILPGSKSVRGDLAQLRERGWDKAIERHLRYGGKLIGICGGLQMLGREVHDPLGLEGAAGSSPGLGLLDYATVLEAEKQLRNVAGALSLEAVPVSGYEIHAGVTTGPALQQPAVQLADGRCDGAISADGQILASYLHGLFEGSQSCAALLRWAGLEDVQTIDYQALRERDIERLADLVENHLDTARLRQLCGVA from the coding sequence ATGACCACCCTCATGGTGCAAGGCACCACCTCCGACGCCGGTAAGAGCACCCTGGTGACCGCATTGTGCCGCTGGTTGTTGCGCCAGGGCGTCGGCGTGGTGCCGTTCAAACCGCAGAACATGGCGCTGAACAGCGCGGTGACCGCTGACGGCGGTGAAATCGGCCGGGCCCAGGCGGTGCAGGCCCAGGCCTGCCGGCTGGCGCCCCACACCGACATGAACCCAGTGCTGCTCAAGCCCAACAGCGACACCGGCGCCCAGGTGATCATCCACGGCCGGGCCGTTACCAGCATGAATGCGGTGGCCTACCACGACTACAAAGCGGTTGCCATGCAGGCGGTGCTGGCCTCGCACCAACGCCTGAGCAGCGCCTGGCCAGTGGTCATGGTCGAAGGCGCGGGGTCGCCGGCGGAGATCAACCTGCGTGCCGGCGACATCGCCAACATGGGCTTTGCCGAAGCGGTGGACTGCCCGGTGATCTTGGTCGCCGACATCAATCGCGGTGGCGTCTTCGCCCACCTGGTGGGCACCTTGGAGCTGCTGTCGGCCAGTGAACAGGCGCGGGTCAAAGGCTTTGTCATCAACCGCTTCCGTGGCGACATCGCCTTGCTGCAACCGGGGCTGGATTGGCTGCAGCAACGTACCGGCAAACCGGTGCTGGGCGTGCTGCCGTATGTCACCGACCTGCACCTGGAAGCCGAAGACGGCATCGATGTGCGTCAGGGGGTGAAGACCGAGCGTGTGCTCAAGGTGATCGTGCCGGTGCTGCCGCGCATCAGCAACCACACCGACTTCGACCCGCTGCGCCTGCACCCGCAGGTTGACCTGCAGTTCATCGGCCCGGGCCAGCCTATCCCGGCTGCCGACCTGATCATTCTGCCGGGCTCGAAAAGCGTGCGTGGTGACCTGGCGCAGCTACGCGAACGCGGCTGGGACAAGGCCATCGAACGGCACCTGCGTTATGGTGGCAAGCTGATTGGCATCTGCGGTGGCCTGCAGATGCTTGGCCGTGAAGTGCATGACCCGCTGGGCTTGGAAGGCGCTGCTGGCTCAAGCCCAGGGCTTGGACTGCTCGATTACGCCACGGTGCTCGAAGCCGAGAAGCAACTGCGCAACGTTGCCGGCGCGCTGAGCCTTGAAGCTGTACCGGTGAGCGGTTATGAAATTCATGCCGGCGTCACCACCGGGCCTGCCTTGCAGCAGCCTGCCGTGCAGTTGGCCGATGGCCGTTGTGATGGCGCAATCAGCGCCGATGGTCAGATCCTCGCCAGCTACCTGCACGGCCTGTTCGAAGGCAGCCAGTCGTGCGCGGCACTGCTGCGTTGGGCTGGCCTGGAGGATGTGCAAACCATCGATTACCAGGCCTTGCGCGAACGCGACATCGAGCGTTTGGCCGACCTGGTGGAAAACCACCTGGACACCGCGCGCCTGCGCCAACTGTGTGGGGTAGCCTGA
- the cobU gene encoding bifunctional adenosylcobinamide kinase/adenosylcobinamide-phosphate guanylyltransferase: MRNLILGGARSGKSRLAEQLASASDLPVTYVATSQALDGEMSERVRLHRQRRPDDWGLIEEPLALAAVLRTEAAEGRCLLVDCLTLWLTNLLMLEDDQRLAEERDALLACLEELPGTVILVSNETGLGVVPMGELTRRYVDLAGWLHQAVAERCQRVVLTVAGLPLMLKGPAL; the protein is encoded by the coding sequence ATGCGCAACCTGATCCTCGGCGGCGCCCGCTCTGGCAAGAGCCGCCTGGCCGAACAGCTGGCCAGTGCCAGTGACCTGCCGGTGACCTACGTCGCCACCAGCCAGGCGCTGGATGGCGAGATGAGCGAACGCGTACGGTTGCACCGCCAGCGTCGCCCTGATGACTGGGGGCTCATCGAAGAACCCCTGGCCCTGGCCGCAGTGCTGCGCACCGAAGCGGCCGAAGGGCGCTGCCTGCTAGTGGATTGCCTGACCTTGTGGCTGACCAATTTGCTGATGCTTGAAGATGACCAGCGCCTGGCCGAGGAGCGTGATGCCTTGCTGGCCTGCCTTGAAGAGTTGCCGGGCACTGTGATCTTGGTCAGTAATGAAACCGGCTTGGGCGTGGTGCCCATGGGCGAGCTGACTCGGCGCTATGTCGACCTGGCCGGCTGGCTGCACCAGGCTGTGGCTGAGCGCTGTCAGCGGGTGGTGCTGACCGTGGCGGGGTTGCCCTTGATGCTGAAAGGGCCTGCGTTGTGA
- the cobT gene encoding nicotinate-nucleotide--dimethylbenzimidazole phosphoribosyltransferase, translating to MTQPWWQTPCQSQDTAAMDQARARQQQLTKPAGSLGQLEGLAIQLAGLQGCERPTLERVAISIFAGDHGVVEEGISAYPQAVTGQMLHNFVGGGAAISVLARQLQASLEVVDLGTIDPHLELPGVRHLRLGAGTANFARQPAMTAGQLQAALQAGRDSALRAAEQGAQLFIGGEMGIGNTTSAAALASVLLGCPATELSGPGTGLDNAGVRHKAEVIERALSLHSLRGEEPLQALGCVGGFEIAALAGAYIGCAQAGIAVLVDGFICSVAALVAVRLNPQCRAWLLFAHQGAEPGHKALLAALQAEPLLALGLRLGEGSGAALAVPLLRLACALHGQMATFAEAAVADRPA from the coding sequence ATGACTCAACCCTGGTGGCAAACCCCCTGCCAATCCCAAGACACCGCCGCCATGGACCAGGCTCGCGCCCGTCAGCAGCAGCTCACCAAACCTGCCGGCTCGCTCGGCCAGCTGGAAGGCCTGGCCATCCAGCTGGCTGGCCTGCAGGGCTGTGAACGGCCAACCCTGGAGCGCGTCGCGATCAGCATTTTTGCCGGCGACCACGGCGTGGTCGAAGAGGGCATCTCGGCCTACCCGCAGGCGGTGACCGGGCAGATGCTGCACAACTTCGTCGGCGGTGGTGCGGCGATCAGCGTGCTGGCGCGCCAACTGCAAGCCAGCCTGGAGGTCGTCGACCTGGGTACCATCGACCCGCATCTGGAGCTGCCCGGCGTGCGCCATCTGCGCCTGGGTGCCGGTACTGCCAACTTCGCCCGCCAGCCAGCGATGACCGCGGGCCAACTGCAAGCCGCCTTGCAGGCAGGTCGCGACAGCGCCCTGCGCGCTGCCGAACAAGGTGCGCAGCTGTTCATCGGTGGCGAGATGGGCATTGGCAACACCACGTCCGCTGCAGCCCTGGCCAGCGTGCTGTTGGGGTGCCCAGCCACTGAGCTGAGCGGCCCGGGCACCGGCCTGGACAACGCCGGTGTGCGGCACAAGGCCGAGGTCATCGAGCGCGCGCTGAGCCTGCATAGCCTGCGCGGCGAAGAGCCATTGCAGGCACTGGGCTGTGTCGGGGGGTTCGAGATCGCTGCCTTGGCCGGTGCCTACATTGGTTGCGCGCAGGCCGGTATCGCGGTGCTGGTGGACGGCTTCATCTGCAGCGTCGCCGCGCTGGTGGCAGTGCGCCTCAACCCGCAATGCCGGGCGTGGCTGCTGTTCGCCCATCAAGGTGCAGAGCCTGGGCACAAAGCCTTGCTCGCCGCGCTGCAGGCCGAACCTTTGCTGGCCCTGGGCTTGCGCCTGGGCGAGGGCAGTGGCGCGGCGCTGGCCGTACCACTGTTGCGCCTGGCCTGTGCGTTGCACGGGCAGATGGCGACCTTCGCCGAGGCCGCGGTGGCGGACCGCCCGGCATGA
- a CDS encoding histidine phosphatase family protein, with translation MILDLLRHGETEQGGLRGSLDDALTDKGWAQMRSAVAGAGPWQVLVSSPLQRCARFADELGARLNLPVQREAALQELHFGDWEGRSAAQIMEDQADALGQFWADPYAFTPPNGEPVAAFAERVLAAVERLACQHAGKRVLLVTHGGVMRLLLARARGLPRAQLLQVEVGHAALMRLVPADDGQLVEVR, from the coding sequence ATGATCCTCGACTTGCTGCGCCATGGTGAAACGGAACAGGGCGGCCTGCGTGGCAGCCTCGACGATGCCCTGACCGACAAGGGCTGGGCGCAGATGCGCAGCGCCGTGGCAGGGGCCGGGCCATGGCAGGTGCTGGTCAGCTCGCCGCTACAGCGTTGTGCGCGTTTTGCCGATGAGCTAGGGGCGCGGCTAAACCTGCCAGTGCAACGTGAGGCTGCCCTGCAGGAGCTGCATTTTGGCGATTGGGAAGGCCGCAGCGCGGCGCAGATCATGGAAGACCAGGCGGACGCGCTAGGGCAATTCTGGGCAGACCCTTACGCGTTTACGCCGCCCAACGGCGAGCCGGTCGCGGCGTTTGCCGAGCGTGTGTTGGCTGCTGTCGAGCGCCTGGCTTGTCAGCATGCTGGCAAGCGGGTGCTGCTGGTCACCCATGGTGGCGTGATGCGGCTGTTGCTGGCCCGCGCCCGTGGCTTGCCGAGGGCGCAGTTGTTGCAGGTCGAAGTTGGCCACGCTGCGCTGATGCGGCTGGTGCCGGCGGATGATGGCCAGCTGGTCGAGGTGCGCTGA
- a CDS encoding adenosylcobinamide-GDP ribazoletransferase — MLPWWIAVQFLSSLPVRLPGMPAPREVGRSLLCYPLVGLLFGLLLWLASYLLQGTPAPLHAALLLTLWVLLSGALHLDGLADSADAWLGGFGDRERTLRIMKDPRSGPIAVVTLVLVLLLKFCALWVLVEQGIGAQLLLAPLIGRAAMLGLFLTTPYVRQGGLGQALAEHLPRRVAGWVLLGCALFCLLMGGWIVALALAVFAWLRQVMCRRLGGTTGDTAGALLELLELAVVLGLALGL, encoded by the coding sequence ATGTTGCCATGGTGGATCGCCGTGCAGTTTCTTAGCAGCCTGCCCGTGCGCCTGCCGGGCATGCCGGCACCGCGTGAGGTGGGGCGTTCGTTGCTGTGCTACCCGCTGGTCGGGTTGCTGTTCGGCCTGTTGCTGTGGCTGGCCAGCTATCTGCTGCAGGGCACGCCGGCGCCGCTGCATGCGGCGTTGTTGCTGACCTTGTGGGTGTTGCTCAGTGGTGCCTTGCACTTGGATGGCCTGGCTGACAGTGCAGACGCCTGGTTGGGCGGTTTTGGCGACCGCGAACGCACCCTGCGGATCATGAAAGACCCGCGCAGCGGGCCGATTGCCGTGGTCACCCTGGTGCTGGTGCTGTTGCTGAAGTTCTGCGCTTTATGGGTACTGGTTGAGCAGGGGATCGGTGCGCAGTTGCTGCTGGCACCGCTGATTGGGCGGGCGGCGATGCTCGGGCTGTTTCTGACTACGCCCTATGTGCGACAGGGTGGTTTGGGGCAGGCGTTGGCCGAGCATCTGCCCCGGCGTGTAGCGGGGTGGGTACTGCTGGGTTGTGCGCTTTTCTGCCTGCTGATGGGCGGATGGATCGTGGCGCTGGCGCTGGCAGTGTTTGCCTGGCTGCGGCAAGTGATGTGCCGACGCCTGGGCGGGACCACCGGCGATACCGCTGGCGCATTGCTGGAGTTGCTGGAATTGGCCGTGGTGCTGGGCTTGGCGTTGGGCCTTTGA
- a CDS encoding MarR family winged helix-turn-helix transcriptional regulator has protein sequence MLTSECICTHLRRAARGVSRHYDEALAGFGVNVAQFSLLRHLQRLDRPSITTLAEAMGLERSTLGRNLRVLEAEGLVALADGDDQRNRVVLLTEAGKQLLGAAHPAWEQAQAELVERLGVGQRDELVRLLNQLA, from the coding sequence ATGCTGACCAGTGAATGTATCTGTACCCATCTGCGTCGTGCCGCCCGTGGGGTGAGCCGGCATTACGACGAGGCCCTTGCCGGCTTCGGGGTCAATGTCGCCCAGTTTTCCCTTCTGCGGCATCTGCAGCGGCTCGACCGCCCGAGTATCACGACCTTGGCCGAGGCCATGGGCCTGGAGCGTAGTACCTTGGGCCGCAACCTGCGCGTGCTTGAGGCTGAAGGGCTGGTGGCCTTGGCCGATGGCGACGACCAGCGCAACCGCGTGGTGCTACTGACTGAGGCCGGTAAACAGCTGCTGGGCGCTGCCCATCCGGCTTGGGAACAGGCCCAGGCCGAACTGGTCGAGCGGTTAGGGGTCGGGCAGCGGGATGAATTGGTGCGCTTGCTCAATCAACTGGCTTGA
- a CDS encoding MFS transporter: protein MTSVWRTSGWVLVGAALILALSLGVRHGFGLFLAPMSADFGWGREVFAFAIALQNLIWGLAQPFAGALADRLGAARVVIIGGILYAVGLMLMGTADSAWSLSLSAGLLIGIGLSGTSFSVILGVVGRAVPAHKRSMAMGIASAAGSFGQFAMLPGTLGLIQWLGWSAALLVLGLMVALIVPFVGLLRDRPLPSHGTEQTLGQALHEACSHSGFWLLALGFFVCGFQVVFIGVHLPAYLVDQHLAATTGTTVLALVGLFNIVGTFTAGWLGGRMSKPRLLTGLYLLRAVVIVLFLWAPVTEYSAYLFGIAMGLLWLSTVPLTNGTVATLFGVRNLSMLGGIVFLFHQLGAFLGGWLGGVVYDRTGSYDLVWQISILLSLLAAALNWPVRERPVARLQAQAA, encoded by the coding sequence ATGACTTCGGTGTGGCGAACCAGCGGGTGGGTATTGGTGGGGGCGGCATTGATCCTGGCGCTGTCCCTGGGCGTGCGGCACGGCTTTGGTCTGTTCCTGGCGCCGATGAGCGCCGACTTTGGCTGGGGGCGTGAAGTGTTCGCTTTCGCCATTGCCTTGCAGAACCTGATTTGGGGGCTGGCGCAACCGTTCGCCGGTGCCTTGGCCGACCGCTTGGGCGCGGCGCGGGTGGTGATCATTGGCGGCATTCTCTACGCCGTCGGGTTGATGCTGATGGGCACGGCCGATTCGGCTTGGTCGCTGTCGCTGAGTGCCGGCTTGCTGATCGGCATCGGCCTGTCCGGAACCTCTTTCTCGGTCATCCTCGGCGTGGTCGGGCGTGCCGTGCCGGCGCACAAGCGCAGCATGGCCATGGGTATCGCCAGTGCTGCCGGCTCGTTTGGCCAGTTCGCGATGTTGCCGGGCACCCTCGGGCTTATCCAGTGGCTGGGTTGGTCCGCAGCGTTGCTGGTACTGGGCTTGATGGTGGCACTGATCGTGCCCTTCGTCGGCTTGCTGCGCGACCGCCCGCTGCCCAGCCATGGCACGGAACAGACCCTCGGCCAGGCCCTGCACGAAGCGTGCTCGCACTCCGGCTTCTGGTTGCTGGCACTGGGCTTCTTCGTTTGTGGTTTTCAGGTAGTATTCATTGGCGTGCACCTGCCGGCCTACCTGGTTGACCAGCACCTGGCCGCGACCACCGGTACCACGGTGCTGGCGCTGGTCGGGCTGTTCAATATCGTCGGCACCTTCACTGCCGGCTGGCTGGGCGGGCGCATGTCCAAGCCGCGCCTGCTGACCGGGCTGTACCTGCTGCGCGCGGTGGTGATCGTGCTGTTCCTGTGGGCGCCGGTAACGGAATACAGCGCTTACCTGTTCGGCATCGCCATGGGCCTGCTGTGGTTGTCCACGGTGCCGCTGACCAATGGCACGGTGGCTACGCTGTTCGGTGTGCGCAACTTGTCGATGCTTGGCGGTATCGTCTTCCTCTTCCACCAGCTGGGCGCGTTCCTGGGTGGCTGGTTGGGTGGGGTGGTGTATGACCGCACCGGCAGTTACGACCTGGTCTGGCAGATTTCCATCCTGCTTAGCCTGTTGGCCGCCGCCCTCAACTGGCCGGTGCGCGAACGCCCGGTCGCGCGCCTGCAGGCCCAGGCCGCATGA
- a CDS encoding glutathione peroxidase, with translation MRGQWLTVPVLALLASASSWAADCPALLQGSLPELRGKGQVDLCQRFAGKPLVVVNTASYCGFAPQFEGLEATYKEYHEQGLEMLGVPSNDFKQEDADSEKTAKVCYANYGVTFTMTKTQAVRGKDAIPLFAGLASQSSAPKWNFYKYVVDRKGKVIGNFSSLTKPDDPAFRAAIEKAIASQQ, from the coding sequence ATGCGTGGACAGTGGTTGACGGTGCCGGTGCTGGCCCTGCTTGCCAGCGCCTCGAGCTGGGCCGCCGATTGCCCGGCGTTATTGCAGGGCAGCCTACCCGAGTTGCGCGGCAAGGGGCAGGTCGACCTGTGCCAACGCTTTGCCGGCAAGCCGCTGGTGGTGGTGAACACGGCCAGCTATTGCGGTTTCGCGCCACAGTTCGAGGGGCTGGAGGCGACGTACAAGGAGTATCACGAACAGGGCCTGGAAATGCTTGGCGTGCCGTCCAATGACTTCAAGCAGGAAGATGCTGACAGCGAGAAAACGGCCAAGGTTTGTTATGCCAACTACGGCGTCACCTTCACCATGACCAAGACACAGGCGGTGCGGGGCAAGGATGCGATTCCGCTGTTTGCTGGGCTGGCCAGCCAGAGCAGTGCGCCGAAGTGGAATTTCTACAAGTACGTGGTTGATCGCAAGGGCAAGGTGATCGGCAACTTCTCCAGCCTGACCAAGCCGGATGATCCGGCGTTCCGGGCAGCCATCGAAAAGGCTATAGCCTCACAGCAGTGA
- a CDS encoding DUF2798 domain-containing protein gives MSNLSQARSRRKLHPGATPYVFAFYMSSIMALLMCFVITAANAGVNPEYLNNVLKAYQLAMPVAFVCVLMVRPMVVRLVAITVHAK, from the coding sequence ATGAGCAACCTGTCCCAGGCGCGCAGCCGACGCAAATTGCACCCGGGCGCCACGCCCTACGTCTTTGCCTTCTACATGTCGTCGATCATGGCGCTGTTGATGTGCTTCGTGATTACCGCGGCGAATGCTGGGGTTAACCCGGAGTACCTGAACAATGTGCTGAAGGCTTACCAATTGGCGATGCCAGTGGCGTTCGTTTGTGTGTTGATGGTGAGGCCGATGGTGGTGCGATTGGTGGCGATTACGGTGCATGCAAAGTGA